In Alistipes ihumii AP11, a genomic segment contains:
- a CDS encoding DUF975 family protein produces MENFRPTLLRRQALDALRGRWTPAAIAGLAMFVTVAVCSGIAQIPYVGFVGNLLNLFVGSFICMGGYFLFWDMLRGEDADMKKLGEPFGDYARYLIGIVLLVIYTFLWSLLLFIPGIIKGISYSMTYYIMRENPGMSGEQAIQRSMAMMRGHKMQYFLLFLSFIGWAILALIPAGLGFIWLIPYMYTAQAAFYEELKKDYEAREAA; encoded by the coding sequence ATGGAAAATTTCAGACCAACTCTTTTGCGCCGTCAGGCTCTCGATGCGCTTCGGGGACGGTGGACTCCGGCCGCGATCGCCGGTTTGGCGATGTTCGTTACGGTAGCCGTTTGCAGCGGAATCGCCCAGATTCCGTATGTCGGGTTCGTGGGCAATCTGCTGAACCTTTTCGTCGGGTCTTTTATCTGCATGGGGGGATATTTCCTGTTCTGGGATATGCTTCGGGGAGAAGATGCCGATATGAAGAAGCTCGGCGAGCCGTTCGGCGACTATGCGAGGTATCTGATCGGTATCGTTCTTTTGGTTATCTATACGTTTCTGTGGAGCCTTCTTCTGTTTATTCCAGGAATTATCAAAGGCATCTCCTATTCGATGACCTACTATATCATGCGGGAGAATCCCGGCATGTCGGGCGAGCAGGCCATCCAACGGAGCATGGCGATGATGCGAGGGCACAAGATGCAGTATTTCCTGCTGTTCCTGAGCTTTATCGGCTGGGCTATTCTGGCTTTGATTCCGGCCGGTCTCGGGTTTATCTGGCTGATACCTTACATGTATACGGCTCAGGCCGCATTTTATGAGGAGCTGAAAAAGGATTACGAGGCTCGGGAGGCTGCTTAG
- the trpS gene encoding tryptophan--tRNA ligase: METVLSGIRSTGNLHLGNYFGALKNFVRMQHDERCFFFIADYHSLTTHPDPGMLHVNVKSVLCEYLAAGLDPDVATIYVQSDVPEVAELSLLLGMHAFVGELERTASFKEKIRKHPDNVNIGLLSYPVLMAADILQHRATRVPVGKDQEQHLELTRRFARRFNQLYGVDYFPECQPYRFGGELVKIPGLDGSGKMGKSEGNGIYLSDTDEAIRKKVMKAVTDSGPTAPDSPMPEVIANLFTLLKVVSSPDTVQFFTDKWNRCEIRYGDLKKQLAEDIIRVVAPIRERIRDIAADEAYLARVVKQGAEKARASASATVADVRRIMGIKPF, encoded by the coding sequence ATGGAAACTGTACTGAGCGGAATACGGTCGACCGGGAACCTGCATCTCGGCAACTACTTCGGAGCGTTGAAAAACTTCGTTCGGATGCAGCACGACGAACGCTGCTTCTTCTTCATAGCGGACTATCACTCGCTGACGACTCATCCCGACCCCGGAATGCTGCACGTCAACGTGAAGAGCGTGCTCTGCGAGTATCTCGCCGCCGGGCTCGACCCCGACGTGGCGACGATCTACGTGCAGAGCGACGTGCCCGAGGTGGCCGAACTGTCGCTGCTGCTCGGCATGCACGCCTTCGTCGGCGAGCTCGAGCGCACGGCTTCGTTCAAGGAAAAGATCCGCAAGCACCCCGACAACGTCAACATCGGCCTGCTGAGCTATCCCGTGCTGATGGCGGCCGACATTCTGCAGCATCGCGCCACTCGCGTCCCGGTAGGCAAGGATCAGGAGCAGCATCTGGAGCTGACCCGGCGGTTCGCCCGGCGGTTCAACCAGCTCTACGGGGTCGATTATTTCCCGGAGTGCCAGCCCTATCGGTTCGGAGGCGAGCTGGTGAAGATACCGGGACTCGACGGGTCGGGCAAGATGGGCAAGTCGGAAGGCAACGGCATCTACCTGTCGGATACGGACGAGGCGATCCGCAAGAAAGTCATGAAGGCCGTCACGGACTCGGGTCCTACGGCTCCCGACAGCCCGATGCCCGAAGTGATCGCGAACCTCTTCACGCTGCTCAAAGTCGTCTCGTCGCCCGACACGGTGCAGTTCTTCACCGACAAGTGGAACCGCTGCGAAATCCGCTACGGCGACCTGAAAAAGCAACTGGCCGAGGACATCATCCGGGTCGTCGCGCCGATCCGCGAGCGGATCCGCGACATCGCCGCCGACGAGGCCTATCTGGCCCGCGTCGTGAAACAGGGAGCCGAGAAAGCCCGTGCGAGCGCCTCGGCTACCGTGGCCGACGTGCGGCGGATCATGGGCATCAAGCCGTTCTGA
- the ispG gene encoding (E)-4-hydroxy-3-methylbut-2-enyl-diphosphate synthase, producing MDKFCDSLTRFSRRPTDEVRIGTVGVGGDNPIRLQSMTNTDTNDTEASVAQVERIAAAGGEIVRLTAQGRREAANLGRIRALLDNRGCRVPLVADIHFLPAAALVAAEQVEKVRINPGNWNERGGEFDELLSTCRRRGVALRIGVNHGSLSPSIMERYGDTVEGMVASAMEYLRRCREASFGQVVVSIKSSNVRVMVQAYRMLVAAMRREGMRYPLHLGVTEAGDDREGRVKSAVGIGALLCDGIGDTIRVSLTEAPEREIPVARTLAGYFAGRENHAPIPDVDESLYSPYEYRRRMSAETDGIGGNLPPVIASEIPGVVRSRLFEARVADIDSIPDGRVVLLSTDNLNGVAEQRAFFLKMIEKGKTNPVVIRRTYDEHDAEALQVKAAADLGPLLLDGFGDGIWIENRNGAVAQDEIDATSLAILQAARVRVSKAEYIACPSCGRTLYDIERTLSAIKARTSHLRGIRIGVMGCIVNGPGEMADADYGYVGSGPGRITLYKGREIMERNIPQERALDALVELIRRCGDWREPDTV from the coding sequence TCGAACGCATTGCGGCGGCCGGAGGCGAAATCGTCCGGCTGACGGCTCAGGGGCGTCGCGAAGCCGCCAATCTGGGCCGTATCCGCGCGTTGCTCGACAACCGGGGATGCCGCGTGCCGCTCGTGGCCGACATCCATTTTCTGCCCGCCGCCGCCCTCGTGGCGGCCGAACAGGTCGAGAAGGTACGGATCAATCCCGGCAACTGGAACGAGCGGGGCGGCGAGTTCGACGAGCTGTTGTCGACATGCCGCCGGCGCGGAGTCGCGCTGCGCATAGGCGTCAACCACGGTTCGCTGTCGCCTTCGATCATGGAACGCTACGGCGACACGGTCGAAGGCATGGTCGCCTCGGCCATGGAGTATTTGCGCCGCTGCCGCGAGGCGTCGTTCGGACAGGTCGTCGTCTCGATCAAGTCGAGCAACGTGCGCGTGATGGTGCAGGCCTATCGGATGCTGGTCGCCGCGATGCGTCGCGAGGGAATGCGCTATCCGCTGCATCTGGGCGTTACCGAGGCGGGCGACGACCGCGAGGGACGCGTCAAGTCGGCCGTCGGCATCGGAGCGCTGCTCTGCGACGGCATCGGAGACACGATCCGCGTCTCGCTCACCGAGGCTCCCGAGCGGGAAATTCCGGTCGCCCGGACGCTGGCCGGCTACTTCGCCGGCCGCGAGAACCACGCGCCGATCCCCGATGTGGACGAGTCGCTGTACAGCCCCTACGAGTACCGCCGCCGCATGTCGGCCGAGACGGACGGCATCGGAGGCAACCTTCCGCCCGTCATTGCGAGCGAGATACCCGGGGTGGTCCGCTCCCGGCTATTCGAGGCCCGCGTCGCCGATATCGACTCGATTCCCGACGGACGGGTCGTGCTGCTCTCGACCGACAACCTCAACGGCGTGGCCGAGCAGCGGGCGTTCTTTCTGAAAATGATCGAAAAAGGCAAGACGAATCCCGTCGTGATCCGCCGCACGTACGACGAGCACGATGCCGAAGCGCTGCAAGTCAAGGCCGCCGCAGACTTGGGACCGCTGCTGCTCGACGGCTTCGGCGACGGCATCTGGATCGAAAACCGCAACGGAGCCGTCGCGCAGGACGAGATCGACGCGACGAGCCTCGCGATCCTGCAAGCCGCCCGCGTGAGAGTGTCGAAAGCCGAGTACATCGCCTGTCCGAGCTGCGGGCGCACGCTCTACGACATCGAGCGGACCCTCTCGGCGATCAAGGCCCGCACGTCCCACCTGCGAGGCATCCGGATCGGCGTGATGGGCTGCATCGTCAACGGACCCGGCGAAATGGCCGACGCCGACTACGGCTATGTCGGGTCGGGTCCCGGCCGCATCACGCTGTACAAAGGCAGGGAAATCATGGAGCGCAACATTCCTCAGGAGCGGGCGCTCGACGCGCTGGTAGAACTGATCCGCCGCTGCGGCGACTGGCGGGAGCCCGATACGGTCTGA
- a CDS encoding ABC transporter ATP-binding protein translates to MNTYWRLLGFAKPIEKYAIPYFFYTLFYAAFNTFNFVLVMPILDTLFQQDTVEAVRQMPAFALNMDYFRGVINFLLYKTFGADYSKMDVLVFLGLFIITSSMLSNFFRYMGQRTIETMRIRTLEKLRNSVYDNVMGMHAGYFSNERKGDIISKISSDVQVVQFCITNTLQVAFRDPFLIIGYMVALVMISWKLTIFSALFLPLTALVIGSIVKRLRRSATEAQERFADMVSLMDESLSGIKILKSYNATGYTTDKFHRLNGLFSRISLGMARRQQLASPASEFLGISAAAVLLVYGGSLVLSGQLDASGFIAYLAMFTQITRPLRSFTDAFANINQGIAAGERVLALLDERSEIADAPGAVEMTGLRDRIEFRDVRFSYENKEVIRGVSFTIRKGETVALVGPSGGGKSTLSDLIPRFYDVQGGEILIDGVDLRRYRIDSLRAHMGVVSQDTILFNDTIENNLRLGKQEATEEEIRTAAKVANAHDFIMETEDGYRTNIGDRGMKLSGGQRQRLSIARAVLKNPEILILDEATSALDTESEMLVQEALNSLLKGRTSLVIAHRLSTIHNADRIIVIDQGRIAEQGTHQELMARHGIYARLIEMQQVEE, encoded by the coding sequence ATGAATACCTACTGGAGACTGCTCGGGTTCGCCAAGCCCATCGAGAAATACGCCATCCCCTACTTTTTCTACACGCTTTTCTACGCGGCGTTCAATACGTTCAACTTCGTGCTCGTGATGCCGATCCTCGACACGCTGTTCCAGCAGGATACCGTCGAGGCGGTGCGGCAGATGCCCGCGTTCGCGCTGAACATGGACTATTTTCGCGGGGTGATCAATTTTCTGCTGTACAAGACGTTCGGGGCCGATTACTCGAAGATGGACGTGCTGGTTTTTCTGGGGCTGTTCATCATCACGTCGTCGATGCTGAGCAATTTTTTCCGCTACATGGGGCAGCGCACGATCGAGACGATGCGCATACGCACGCTCGAAAAGCTGCGCAACAGCGTGTACGACAATGTGATGGGTATGCACGCCGGCTACTTCAGCAACGAGCGTAAAGGCGACATCATCTCGAAAATATCGTCGGACGTGCAGGTCGTGCAGTTCTGCATCACGAACACGCTGCAAGTGGCTTTCCGCGATCCGTTCCTGATTATCGGCTACATGGTCGCGCTGGTGATGATCTCGTGGAAGCTGACGATCTTCTCGGCGCTGTTCCTGCCGCTGACCGCCCTGGTGATCGGGTCGATCGTCAAGCGGCTGCGGCGCTCGGCCACCGAGGCGCAGGAGCGCTTCGCCGACATGGTGAGCCTGATGGACGAGTCGCTCTCGGGCATCAAGATATTGAAAAGCTACAATGCGACGGGCTATACCACCGATAAGTTCCATCGGCTGAACGGTTTGTTCTCGCGCATATCGCTCGGCATGGCGCGCCGGCAACAACTGGCCTCGCCGGCTAGCGAGTTCCTCGGCATTTCGGCGGCGGCCGTGCTTCTGGTTTACGGCGGCAGCCTCGTGCTGAGCGGCCAGCTCGACGCCAGCGGGTTTATCGCCTATCTGGCGATGTTCACGCAGATTACGCGTCCGCTGCGCTCGTTCACGGACGCTTTCGCGAATATCAATCAGGGCATTGCGGCCGGCGAGCGGGTGCTGGCGCTTCTGGACGAGCGCAGCGAGATCGCCGATGCGCCCGGCGCGGTCGAGATGACCGGACTGAGAGACCGGATCGAGTTCCGCGACGTGCGCTTCTCGTACGAGAACAAGGAGGTGATCCGGGGTGTCAGCTTCACGATCCGCAAGGGCGAGACTGTCGCGCTGGTGGGCCCTTCGGGCGGCGGCAAGTCGACGCTTTCGGACCTGATTCCCCGGTTCTACGACGTGCAGGGCGGCGAGATACTGATCGACGGGGTCGATCTGCGCCGATACCGGATCGACAGCCTGCGCGCCCATATGGGCGTCGTGTCGCAGGACACGATCCTGTTCAACGACACGATCGAGAACAACCTGCGTTTGGGCAAGCAGGAGGCGACCGAGGAGGAGATTCGCACGGCGGCCAAGGTGGCCAACGCCCACGACTTCATCATGGAGACGGAGGACGGCTACCGGACCAACATCGGCGACCGGGGAATGAAGCTCTCCGGCGGACAGCGGCAGCGGCTGAGCATCGCGCGGGCCGTGCTCAAGAATCCGGAGATACTGATTCTCGACGAGGCGACCTCGGCGCTCGATACCGAGTCGGAAATGCTCGTTCAGGAGGCGCTCAACTCGCTGCTCAAGGGACGCACGTCGCTCGTGATCGCCCACCGGCTCAGCACGATTCACAACGCCGATCGGATCATCGTAATCGATCAGGGCCGGATTGCCGAGCAGGGAACGCATCAGGAACTGATGGCGCGTCACGGCATCTATGCTCGCCTGATCGAAATGCAGCAGGTCGAGGAATAG
- a CDS encoding chloride channel protein codes for MSRTKHRAELLYRYLIIATKRLTDRQLMILLAIVVGLAAGLATYVFQHTLEFFRFSLTSWFDIDKASVLYFFYPVVGIVIATLFVRYVVRDDISEGVTRVLYAMSKKGSRIKPHNCYSSIIASSATIGFGGSVGPEAPIVLTGSAIGSNIGRFMRMNYKNSTLLLCCGAAAALSAVFKAPITGVVFVLEILMLDITVASIIPLLISTVTATTLMFFLNGFEPVFNLDVKYAFQLRNLPYYALLGLICGLMSYYFTQINGRIAARFARIRGMYRKWIVGGLLIGTLIFLFPPLYGEGYESLVDLMHGNVDALFNNSLFFRYRSISWVVMLYLLATLFLKVVAMSATNGAGGVGGSFAPSLFVGAFTGATMVYMLNALLGLELPIIPFTLVGMAGVMSGVMKAPLTSIFLIAELTSGYALFVPLMLVSALSFAVGYYLEPYSIYTKKLSQSGELLTHNKDRSVLVFLDLKSLVETDFHPITMNTTLGDVVKLISSVRRNIFPVVSRDGTLLGVVQLDDLRADMFDTGKYGTTIDNYMIPPPEQIYPNEQIGSVLKAFEESKAWMLPVVTKENKYVGFISKSRILAAYREQLIAISEE; via the coding sequence ATGTCCCGAACCAAGCATCGAGCCGAGCTGCTCTACCGCTACCTGATTATCGCCACCAAGCGGCTGACCGACCGCCAGCTGATGATTCTGCTCGCGATCGTCGTCGGACTGGCGGCCGGGCTGGCGACATACGTGTTCCAGCATACGCTCGAGTTTTTTCGCTTTTCGCTGACGAGCTGGTTCGATATCGACAAGGCGAGCGTGCTCTACTTTTTCTACCCGGTCGTCGGCATCGTCATCGCGACACTGTTCGTGCGGTACGTCGTCCGCGACGACATCAGCGAGGGCGTCACGCGCGTGCTGTACGCGATGAGCAAGAAAGGCTCGCGCATCAAGCCTCACAACTGCTACTCGTCGATCATCGCCAGCTCGGCGACGATCGGCTTCGGCGGTTCCGTCGGGCCCGAGGCTCCGATCGTGCTGACCGGTTCGGCCATCGGGTCGAACATCGGCCGGTTCATGCGGATGAACTACAAAAACAGCACGCTGCTGCTGTGCTGCGGCGCGGCCGCCGCGCTGTCGGCCGTCTTCAAGGCTCCGATCACGGGCGTCGTCTTCGTGCTCGAAATCCTGATGCTCGACATCACCGTCGCGTCGATCATCCCGCTGCTGATCTCGACGGTCACGGCCACGACGCTGATGTTCTTTCTGAACGGTTTCGAGCCGGTGTTCAACCTCGACGTCAAGTACGCGTTCCAGTTGCGCAACCTGCCCTATTACGCCCTGCTGGGACTGATCTGCGGACTGATGTCGTACTACTTCACGCAGATCAACGGGCGCATCGCGGCCCGGTTCGCCCGCATCCGGGGCATGTACCGCAAATGGATCGTCGGCGGACTGCTGATCGGTACGCTGATCTTCCTGTTCCCTCCGCTTTACGGCGAAGGCTACGAGTCGTTGGTCGACCTGATGCACGGCAACGTCGACGCGCTTTTCAACAACTCGCTTTTCTTCCGTTACCGGAGTATCAGCTGGGTCGTGATGCTGTACCTGCTGGCGACGCTTTTTCTGAAAGTCGTCGCGATGTCGGCCACCAACGGAGCGGGCGGCGTCGGCGGCTCGTTCGCCCCCTCGCTGTTCGTCGGCGCGTTTACCGGCGCGACGATGGTCTACATGCTGAACGCCCTGCTCGGCCTCGAGCTGCCGATCATCCCGTTCACGCTCGTCGGCATGGCCGGCGTGATGTCGGGCGTGATGAAAGCTCCGCTGACATCGATCTTCCTGATCGCCGAACTGACGAGCGGATACGCGCTGTTCGTGCCGCTGATGCTCGTCTCGGCCCTGTCGTTCGCCGTAGGATACTATCTGGAGCCTTACTCGATCTACACGAAAAAACTGTCGCAAAGCGGCGAGCTGCTGACGCACAACAAGGACCGCTCGGTGCTCGTTTTCCTCGACCTGAAATCGCTCGTCGAGACCGACTTCCATCCGATTACGATGAACACGACGCTCGGCGACGTGGTGAAGCTGATCTCCTCCGTACGGCGCAACATTTTCCCGGTCGTCAGCCGCGACGGCACGCTGCTCGGCGTCGTGCAGCTCGACGACCTGCGCGCCGACATGTTCGACACGGGCAAGTACGGCACGACGATCGACAACTACATGATCCCGCCGCCCGAGCAGATCTACCCGAACGAGCAGATCGGCAGCGTGCTGAAAGCGTTCGAGGAATCGAAAGCATGGATGCTGCCCGTCGTGACGAAAGAGAACAAATACGTCGGCTTCATCTCCAAATCGCGCATCTTGGCCGCCTACCGCGAGCAACTGATCGCCATCAGCGAGGAGTAG
- a CDS encoding TlpA family protein disulfide reductase: MMKKRLFSLWLSLSLATVHAQGPVEGPVSTGYYRVTRFDRIETDRDRTVAEVTFRYFPNYWIRFDSLKCFLRDGDGGRTYRLLAAEGFELNREVYMPESGEVSARLIFEPVDADVRSLDFIDPAEAPESNTYGIRPVGAEAAAVPKWAEGNWRASDGSNRWVCGFLPTTVLYDRDFWSYDRIARKGKTLEVRLGKPGDERTLWLREGKGGRMLLSTDGRTFDTLGRDMIGGRGCSEGWRYDPQRYRESMYRPGRVVLRGYLCGYTPKVGFATCMLGMEDVALRKEINHVIEIAPDGRFEIEVPVDHPSTLSLSIGPRMWDYVYVEPGDTLLCCYDLAEAADPRRARYCRDARFMGHAAPYNAYVRLLADRLPDESSADARLSGYVDRGEVPQFCAWMDTLGGRMSDSLSMLLDRYAMDDRTRDMLCTYVDQRLLYCRLDFASRYESKEKLFTRNEDGTYRVEDNPDYRPLPDSFYDFLTTDRLDNPLMIVNENFWAVVNRLEYRPVVSCFRPNGLQRQIAVRAADRVGSRYGSLTDRQSRTLDSLRLGRPFDSTGCDPEVAETFAWIRDDMLEYVRRYPKRTNDEVFAGLRKRGLDRCLAVDYVLSRDFATERYDGDSARLAGLERRIAGISTPYVCGKMIRFHIDNSTMPRPDTVAERTPDDEAFDELIAPYAGHVLFIDFWGIGCGPCRTGMLAARKTVEELGDRRIRFLYVSCETDCTKEAHDRFLSENSIRGEHLRVGRDVWNRLSAKLSIGGIPHYAVVDKQGRIVDNNGWCMHGPEACKEKLIELEKR; encoded by the coding sequence ATGATGAAAAAACGGCTGTTTTCCCTTTGGCTGTCGTTGTCGCTGGCGACGGTTCATGCGCAAGGTCCGGTCGAGGGTCCCGTTTCGACGGGCTATTACCGGGTGACCCGCTTCGACCGGATCGAGACGGACAGAGACCGGACCGTAGCGGAAGTGACGTTCCGGTATTTCCCGAACTATTGGATCAGGTTCGATTCGCTGAAATGCTTCCTGCGCGACGGCGACGGTGGCAGGACTTACAGGCTGCTGGCCGCCGAAGGGTTCGAGCTGAACAGGGAGGTGTACATGCCGGAGTCGGGCGAAGTTTCGGCCCGGCTGATTTTCGAGCCGGTGGACGCCGATGTCCGCAGCCTCGACTTTATCGATCCGGCCGAAGCGCCCGAGAGCAATACGTACGGCATTCGCCCGGTCGGAGCTGAGGCTGCGGCGGTTCCGAAGTGGGCCGAAGGAAACTGGAGGGCGTCCGACGGCTCGAATCGCTGGGTGTGCGGGTTTCTGCCGACGACGGTGCTATACGACAGGGATTTTTGGAGCTATGACCGGATCGCTCGCAAGGGAAAGACGTTGGAGGTGCGGCTCGGGAAGCCGGGCGACGAGCGGACGTTGTGGCTGAGAGAGGGTAAGGGCGGCCGGATGCTGCTGAGCACCGACGGCCGGACGTTCGATACGCTCGGGCGCGATATGATCGGCGGCCGCGGCTGCTCCGAAGGGTGGCGCTACGATCCGCAAAGGTATCGTGAGAGCATGTATCGGCCGGGCCGGGTCGTATTGAGAGGCTACCTGTGTGGATATACGCCCAAGGTAGGATTCGCGACCTGTATGCTCGGTATGGAGGATGTCGCGCTGAGAAAGGAGATCAACCATGTGATCGAGATCGCTCCCGACGGCCGTTTCGAGATCGAGGTACCGGTCGATCATCCTTCGACGCTGTCGCTGAGCATAGGTCCCCGTATGTGGGACTATGTGTACGTGGAGCCCGGCGATACGTTGCTTTGCTGCTACGATCTCGCTGAGGCGGCCGACCCGAGGCGTGCCAGATATTGTCGCGATGCCCGCTTCATGGGACATGCGGCTCCTTACAACGCTTACGTCCGCCTGCTGGCGGATCGGTTGCCGGACGAGTCGTCCGCGGACGCCCGGCTGAGCGGGTATGTCGATCGGGGCGAGGTGCCGCAGTTCTGTGCGTGGATGGATACGCTCGGCGGGCGGATGAGCGACTCGCTCTCGATGCTGCTCGACCGCTATGCGATGGATGACCGGACACGGGATATGCTGTGTACGTATGTCGATCAGCGTCTGTTGTATTGCCGGCTGGATTTCGCAAGCCGGTACGAATCCAAGGAGAAACTGTTTACGCGTAACGAAGACGGTACGTACCGCGTGGAAGACAATCCCGATTACCGGCCGTTGCCCGATTCGTTCTACGATTTTCTGACGACGGACAGGCTCGACAATCCGCTGATGATCGTGAACGAAAATTTCTGGGCCGTCGTCAATCGGTTGGAGTACCGGCCTGTCGTGTCGTGTTTTCGGCCGAACGGACTGCAGAGGCAAATCGCCGTCCGGGCGGCCGATCGCGTCGGCAGCCGGTACGGTTCGCTGACGGATCGGCAGAGCCGGACGCTCGACAGTCTGCGGTTGGGGCGGCCGTTCGATTCGACCGGGTGCGATCCGGAGGTTGCGGAAACTTTCGCCTGGATCCGGGACGATATGCTCGAGTATGTCAGGCGCTACCCGAAGCGTACGAACGACGAAGTGTTCGCAGGGTTGCGGAAGCGCGGACTCGACCGGTGCCTGGCTGTGGATTACGTGCTGTCGCGCGATTTCGCGACGGAGCGATATGATGGCGACAGCGCTCGGCTGGCGGGACTGGAACGGCGGATCGCAGGAATTTCTACGCCCTATGTGTGCGGAAAGATGATTCGGTTCCATATCGACAACTCGACCATGCCTCGGCCGGATACCGTGGCGGAACGGACGCCTGACGACGAAGCGTTCGACGAACTGATCGCTCCCTATGCGGGCCATGTGCTGTTCATCGACTTCTGGGGGATCGGCTGCGGGCCGTGCCGTACCGGCATGCTGGCGGCGCGGAAGACGGTCGAGGAGCTCGGAGATCGGCGGATCAGGTTCCTGTATGTCAGTTGCGAGACCGATTGCACGAAAGAGGCTCACGACAGATTTCTGAGTGAAAACTCGATCCGGGGCGAGCATCTGCGCGTCGGTCGGGATGTTTGGAACCGGTTGAGCGCCAAGCTGTCGATAGGCGGCATTCCGCACTATGCGGTTGTCGACAAGCAAGGCCGCATTGTCGACAATAACGGGTGGTGCATGCACGGTCCTGAAGCCTGCAAGGAGAAGCTGATCGAACTGGAGAAACGATGA
- a CDS encoding BlaI/MecI/CopY family transcriptional regulator has protein sequence MKRLKTEPEKELTKAELEVMQILWKLKKAFVGDILDRMVEPKPAYNTVSTVVRLLEKKGVVGHESFGKSHRYYPLVDKETYADSYVRRVMGNFFDGSLSNLVSFFTEREDLSLAESERVIRLAEEAIRKRKDAGK, from the coding sequence ATGAAAAGACTGAAGACCGAGCCGGAAAAGGAATTGACGAAAGCCGAGCTGGAGGTAATGCAGATCTTGTGGAAACTGAAGAAGGCATTCGTCGGCGATATACTCGACCGGATGGTCGAGCCCAAGCCCGCCTACAATACCGTATCGACCGTCGTACGTCTGCTCGAGAAGAAGGGGGTCGTCGGGCACGAGTCGTTCGGAAAGAGCCACCGCTATTATCCGCTCGTCGACAAGGAGACCTATGCGGATAGCTATGTGCGGCGGGTTATGGGCAACTTTTTCGACGGCTCGCTCTCGAATCTGGTTTCGTTTTTTACCGAGCGGGAGGATTTGTCGCTGGCCGAGTCCGAGCGGGTGATCCGGCTCGCCGAGGAGGCGATCAGGAAAAGGAAAGACGCCGGGAAATAG
- a CDS encoding M56 family metallopeptidase gives MLDLPYIVEVQIGLAVLWTGYRTFLSGQSFFARNRAFLLGSSVAAWIFPLLSIPVWTPETSVQDVTLGAAAVADALPSGAETDGLRKLALYILWFAGAGFVLGRFVCSGVKLWRTVRRAEVERHGNIRFFRPSVPVGSFSFFHRIWIEEPAGDRGRLSEIIAHERGHVSSGHSWDRLWAAALCAVLWWSPFVWMWSRSLREVHEYQADRAALDRGFDSRQYIILMLRQSTDLHPELVSGFGHSLIKKRLVMISRFSPRRAKFRILLSLPLVALLMALVSFTAAPTDGADRSSESGHSVAGPGSERSDRVYERPEVMPEFPGDAPNALMLWIAGHLKYPAEAAEKGISGTVVCRFVVSKTGRVLQPEIIESPDRSLSEEVLRLFGLMPDWKPGSQDGVPVDVSLTLPVRFSL, from the coding sequence ATGCTCGATTTACCTTATATCGTCGAAGTGCAGATTGGCTTGGCCGTGCTGTGGACCGGTTACCGGACTTTTCTGAGCGGGCAGAGCTTCTTTGCACGGAACAGGGCTTTTCTGTTGGGCTCTTCCGTTGCGGCATGGATTTTTCCGCTGTTGTCGATTCCCGTTTGGACACCGGAGACGTCCGTGCAGGACGTGACACTCGGCGCGGCAGCCGTTGCGGATGCTCTGCCGTCCGGTGCCGAGACGGACGGCTTGCGAAAGCTTGCGCTCTATATCCTGTGGTTCGCGGGAGCGGGGTTCGTTTTGGGACGGTTCGTATGCTCGGGGGTGAAACTGTGGAGGACGGTTCGGCGGGCCGAAGTGGAACGTCACGGGAATATCCGCTTTTTCAGGCCCTCCGTGCCGGTCGGGTCGTTTTCGTTCTTTCATCGGATCTGGATCGAGGAACCGGCCGGCGATCGGGGACGGCTTTCCGAGATCATAGCGCACGAGCGGGGGCATGTGTCATCGGGACATAGCTGGGACCGGCTTTGGGCCGCCGCGCTGTGCGCCGTGCTGTGGTGGAGTCCGTTCGTATGGATGTGGAGTCGTTCGCTGAGGGAAGTGCACGAGTACCAGGCCGATCGGGCGGCGCTTGATCGAGGCTTTGATTCAAGGCAATATATCATCCTTATGCTGAGGCAATCTACGGACTTGCATCCGGAGCTCGTCAGTGGATTCGGCCATTCGCTCATTAAAAAACGTTTAGTTATGATTTCGAGATTTTCCCCGCGGCGGGCGAAATTCAGAATTTTGCTGTCGCTGCCGCTTGTCGCCTTGCTCATGGCGCTCGTATCGTTTACCGCAGCCCCGACTGACGGTGCGGATCGTTCCTCCGAGTCCGGCCATTCGGTCGCCGGACCCGGGTCCGAACGCTCCGATCGGGTCTACGAGCGGCCCGAGGTAATGCCCGAATTCCCCGGCGATGCTCCGAATGCTCTGATGTTGTGGATCGCCGGCCATCTGAAATATCCGGCCGAGGCGGCCGAGAAGGGTATTTCGGGAACGGTCGTCTGCCGGTTCGTCGTCTCGAAGACCGGTCGGGTCCTACAGCCCGAAATCATCGAGAGTCCCGACCGGTCGCTCAGCGAGGAAGTGCTGCGTCTGTTCGGACTGATGCCCGACTGGAAGCCCGGGAGTCAGGACGGTGTGCCTGTCGACGTTTCCCTGACCTTGCCCGTAAGGTTCTCGCTATAG